The following are encoded in a window of Lactobacillus panisapium genomic DNA:
- a CDS encoding PTS ascorbate transporter subunit IIC, translating into MNEVLNFFLSIARTPSILVGLVAVLGLILQKKDSTEVISGGLKTFVGFLVLTGGSGVITDSLTPFGKMFMHAFHVQGVVPNNEAFTATALTKYGSATAMILLVAMIVNVLLARISHFKYIYLSGHVMINMSCMLAVLLAVAGFTEVPSIIVGGTFLGLFDTIMPALIQPFVKNVTKSDEIAIAHTGDFGYLIAGLVAKVVGDSSKSTEDMHVSKKVSFLRDNTIAVTVTMAVAYLIIAIFAGPVYVEKLSGGINYLIFALIESGSFSAGVYIMLAGVRMILNELIPAFKGISSKLVPNAKAGLDIPILFTFAPNAVIIGFFASFVGGLVATLLMVVLHMTIVIPGVVAHFMCGGAAGVIGNSVGGRRGCVIGSFVHGLLISFVPIILIPVLGHLGLGTASYADADFGIVGSYVGYSGLLGGRTLIIVALVAALVVFFIVSIIFDHKQKKSAKKAN; encoded by the coding sequence ATGAATGAAGTGTTAAATTTCTTTTTAAGTATTGCTAGAACACCATCAATTTTAGTTGGTCTAGTAGCCGTTCTGGGGTTGATCCTGCAAAAAAAGGATTCAACCGAAGTAATTTCTGGTGGTTTGAAAACCTTCGTTGGTTTTCTGGTGTTAACCGGGGGATCTGGGGTAATTACCGATTCTTTAACTCCATTCGGCAAAATGTTTATGCACGCCTTTCATGTTCAAGGCGTTGTTCCGAATAATGAAGCTTTCACAGCAACAGCATTAACGAAATATGGCAGCGCAACGGCGATGATTCTGTTAGTTGCCATGATTGTCAACGTCCTTTTAGCCAGAATATCCCATTTTAAATACATTTACCTTTCTGGCCACGTTATGATCAACATGTCATGTATGTTAGCCGTTTTGCTAGCTGTTGCCGGCTTTACTGAAGTTCCATCCATCATCGTTGGCGGCACATTCTTGGGCTTATTCGACACGATTATGCCGGCATTAATTCAGCCGTTTGTCAAAAATGTCACTAAAAGTGATGAAATTGCGATTGCGCATACGGGTGACTTCGGCTATTTAATTGCTGGTTTGGTAGCAAAAGTTGTCGGTGATTCATCAAAGTCAACTGAGGACATGCATGTTTCTAAAAAGGTATCTTTCCTGCGCGATAACACAATTGCCGTCACCGTTACCATGGCGGTTGCTTACCTGATTATTGCTATTTTTGCTGGCCCTGTTTATGTTGAAAAATTAAGTGGCGGCATCAACTACCTAATTTTTGCACTGATTGAATCTGGTTCTTTTTCAGCTGGTGTATATATTATGCTTGCTGGCGTAAGAATGATTTTGAATGAATTAATTCCGGCTTTTAAGGGTATTTCCAGTAAATTAGTACCTAATGCTAAAGCAGGGCTAGATATCCCAATCTTGTTTACTTTTGCACCGAATGCCGTCATCATTGGTTTCTTTGCCAGCTTTGTCGGTGGTCTCGTTGCTACATTATTAATGGTCGTTTTACATATGACAATTGTTATCCCTGGTGTTGTTGCCCACTTCATGTGTGGTGGCGCTGCTGGCGTCATCGGCAACTCAGTGGGTGGACGTCGAGGTTGTGTCATCGGTTCCTTTGTTCATGGTTTACTGATTTCTTTTGTACCAATTATTTTAATTCCGGTTTTAGGTCACTTAGGTCTTGGTACCGCCAGTTATGCGGACGCAGACTTCGGAATTGTTGGCTCTTATGTTGGTTATAGTGGCCTTCTTGGCGGTAGAACATTAATTATCGTGGCACTTGTAGCTGCATTAGTTGTTTTCTTTATCGTGTCCATTATTTTTGACCACAAGCAAAAAAAGTCTGCTAAAAAGGCTAATTAA
- a CDS encoding VOC family protein produces the protein MIFNGLQHIGVPTKKFEQSKNFYQSLGFKLVNTEDNNGSQVGFYQLGSLMIESWESPAEAPGKVGAINHIALDTDDIAAAFAQVQKLDVEFVENGIQSLPYWENGIKYFNFYGPNKEIFEVCQRL, from the coding sequence ATGATTTTTAATGGTTTACAGCATATTGGTGTTCCAACGAAAAAGTTTGAACAAAGCAAGAATTTTTATCAGTCATTAGGATTTAAGTTAGTGAATACCGAAGATAATAATGGTAGCCAAGTCGGTTTTTATCAATTAGGTTCATTAATGATTGAAAGCTGGGAATCGCCAGCAGAAGCTCCGGGAAAAGTTGGGGCGATTAATCATATTGCTTTAGATACGGACGATATTGCTGCAGCATTTGCGCAAGTGCAAAAGTTAGATGTTGAATTTGTTGAGAACGGCATCCAAAGCTTGCCGTATTGGGAAAATGGTATTAAATATTTTAATTTTTATGGTCCAAATAAAGAAATCTTTGAAGTCTGTCAGCGATTGTAA
- the tkt gene encoding transketolase → MKYTEKDNLAVKTIRALSIDEIHHANSGHTGMALSAAPLIYTIYQNMQFDVADPHWFNRDRFVLSGGHASAMLYATLHLAGFDLSISDLKQFRTLGSKTPGHPEITTPGVDAATGPLGQGLGMAVGMAMAEKHLSAIYNQPNYPIINNRVYAIVGDGDLMEGVSHETASLAGHLRLNNLIVLYDSNQNTMDAKMSQECDDNVAERFNAYGWNYLKVADGNDLTQIDAAIKVAQDEQTRPTLIEVSTVIGYGSPLANNHVVHGAVLDEEQVKETKEKLDYHFGPFEVPASSYEVFEKSKTAGKKKHSEWTKMLQEYTEQYPKLGGKLIKNINNNVKLAFQSDEAPIPASSSTRDAIHTAIQLTGKSDLNFWGGSADLGSSDKTYFDNDQGFQPDSYANNNLYFGIREFAEATAINGITLYGGSRVFGNTFFIFSDYMKNALRLASLMKVPSIFLFGHDSISLGPDGPTHQPIEQLEGLRAMPNLIVYRPADYLETIYAWQDALNQSNNPVAFILGRQNLPTLTAYQEQVKEGVPKGGYILAEAPNGDPEGILLATGSEITLALQAQQELAKKNHNVRVVSLPSFELFLKQDQSYQEKVLPNAIRKRVAVEMASTYDWAQFTGLDGAVIGIDHFGESGDGDELIKKSGFTVANLVQTYLKICEKTD, encoded by the coding sequence ATGAAATATACAGAAAAAGATAATTTAGCCGTTAAGACAATTCGGGCTCTAAGTATCGATGAGATTCACCATGCCAATTCTGGTCACACCGGAATGGCACTAAGTGCGGCACCATTGATTTATACAATTTACCAGAACATGCAATTTGATGTAGCTGATCCACATTGGTTTAACCGCGATCGTTTTGTTTTATCAGGTGGCCATGCATCAGCTATGTTATATGCGACTTTGCATTTAGCAGGTTTTGATTTATCAATTTCAGACCTAAAGCAGTTTCGGACTCTTGGCAGTAAGACGCCAGGGCATCCTGAAATTACCACTCCAGGTGTGGATGCTGCGACTGGTCCGTTAGGACAAGGACTAGGAATGGCTGTTGGTATGGCAATGGCGGAAAAGCATTTAAGTGCCATTTATAATCAGCCCAATTATCCGATAATCAATAATCGTGTGTATGCGATTGTCGGCGACGGCGACTTAATGGAAGGAGTTAGTCACGAAACGGCAAGTTTGGCAGGCCATTTGCGGTTAAATAACCTAATTGTGTTATATGATTCAAATCAAAACACGATGGATGCCAAGATGAGTCAGGAATGTGATGATAATGTAGCTGAGCGGTTTAACGCATATGGTTGGAATTACCTGAAAGTGGCTGATGGTAATGATCTGACGCAAATTGATGCTGCTATTAAGGTGGCACAAGATGAGCAGACGCGGCCAACTTTAATTGAGGTCAGCACCGTTATTGGTTACGGGTCACCACTAGCTAATAATCACGTCGTGCACGGTGCCGTTTTAGATGAAGAGCAGGTCAAGGAAACCAAAGAAAAATTAGATTACCATTTCGGACCATTTGAAGTGCCGGCAAGTTCTTACGAAGTTTTTGAAAAGAGCAAGACTGCTGGAAAGAAGAAGCATTCAGAGTGGACCAAGATGCTGCAGGAATATACGGAACAGTATCCCAAATTAGGTGGCAAGTTGATTAAGAACATTAATAATAATGTTAAACTTGCTTTTCAGTCAGATGAGGCGCCAATTCCGGCTTCTTCATCGACAAGGGATGCAATTCACACCGCGATCCAACTAACAGGCAAATCTGACCTAAACTTTTGGGGTGGTTCAGCTGATTTAGGCAGTTCGGATAAAACTTATTTTGACAATGATCAAGGTTTCCAGCCAGATTCATATGCCAATAACAACCTGTATTTCGGTATCAGGGAATTTGCGGAAGCAACTGCTATTAACGGCATCACTCTTTATGGTGGCTCCCGTGTGTTTGGCAATACCTTCTTTATTTTTTCTGATTATATGAAAAATGCATTGCGGCTCGCATCACTAATGAAAGTCCCGTCGATTTTCTTATTTGGGCATGATTCAATTTCACTAGGTCCTGACGGTCCTACACACCAGCCAATCGAACAGCTCGAGGGCCTGCGGGCAATGCCTAACTTAATTGTTTACCGTCCCGCAGACTATTTGGAAACCATTTATGCTTGGCAAGATGCGCTTAATCAGAGTAATAATCCCGTTGCCTTTATTTTGGGTAGACAGAACTTACCAACCTTAACGGCTTATCAAGAACAAGTAAAAGAAGGCGTGCCAAAGGGCGGCTATATCCTGGCAGAAGCACCAAACGGTGATCCTGAAGGAATTTTACTGGCAACAGGTTCAGAGATAACATTGGCATTGCAAGCACAACAAGAACTAGCTAAGAAAAACCACAATGTACGAGTAGTTTCGCTCCCGAGCTTTGAACTATTTTTAAAGCAAGATCAGTCCTACCAAGAAAAAGTCTTGCCAAATGCAATTAGAAAACGGGTAGCAGTTGAAATGGCATCGACTTATGATTGGGCTCAATTCACTGGTTTGGATGGTGCGGTCATTGGCATTGATCATTTTGGTGAAAGTGGTGACGGTGATGAACTAATTAAGAAGTCTGGCTTCACCGTAGCTAACCTGGTTCAAACTTACTTAAAGATTTGCGAAAAAACAGATTGA
- a CDS encoding PTS sugar transporter subunit IIB — protein MKLGACCSTGVGSSFMVDMNMQEVLKQLGRPDVETTHIDLSGLNPSVADHFFVGRDMYDAVANVVGADHVTQLDSIIDKDELKTKIQQYLASVDKESEK, from the coding sequence ATGAAGTTAGGAGCATGTTGTAGTACTGGGGTTGGTTCATCTTTCATGGTGGACATGAATATGCAGGAAGTATTGAAACAGTTAGGCAGACCGGATGTTGAAACTACTCATATCGATTTATCGGGACTCAATCCGAGTGTAGCGGATCATTTCTTTGTCGGACGTGACATGTATGATGCTGTGGCTAATGTTGTCGGAGCTGATCATGTCACTCAGCTTGACAGCATTATTGACAAAGATGAATTAAAAACCAAGATTCAACAATATTTGGCTAGTGTAGATAAAGAAAGTGAAAAGTGA
- the scrK gene encoding fructokinase ScrK has product MLLGSIEAGGTKFVCAIGNENYQIKDETTFLTTTPSETLQKTVDYFKKFPVDAIGIASFGPIEVRKTAPNYGFITDTPKAGWSNTDFVGFLQKSLKVPMYFTTDVNGSAYGEYVMSLLSNDDIDSLVYYTIGTGVGGGAIINGKLVGSLGHPEMGHVKLKRHPDDLAFAGVCPFHQDCLEGLVSGPTFEARLNKPGKDVPLSDPVWDIMSYYVAQAALQVTLILRPDKIVFGGGVTSEAFLQKVRRDFAKLLNNYVHVPKLEEYIVLPAIDNNGSATVGDFALAKRLLRE; this is encoded by the coding sequence ATGTTATTAGGATCAATTGAAGCTGGCGGTACTAAATTCGTGTGTGCCATCGGCAATGAAAATTATCAGATTAAAGATGAAACTACCTTTTTGACCACAACGCCTTCCGAAACATTGCAGAAGACGGTTGATTACTTTAAAAAATTTCCGGTAGATGCGATCGGGATTGCATCATTTGGTCCGATTGAAGTCCGCAAGACCGCGCCCAATTATGGCTTTATTACTGATACACCAAAAGCTGGATGGAGTAATACTGACTTTGTCGGTTTCTTGCAAAAATCCCTTAAAGTACCAATGTATTTCACAACTGATGTTAATGGTTCTGCTTACGGTGAATACGTGATGTCATTGTTGTCAAACGACGACATTGATTCACTGGTCTACTATACTATCGGAACGGGTGTTGGTGGGGGTGCCATTATTAATGGCAAACTAGTCGGTTCTTTAGGCCATCCAGAAATGGGTCACGTTAAATTAAAGCGTCATCCAGATGATCTTGCTTTTGCTGGCGTTTGCCCGTTTCACCAAGATTGCTTAGAAGGTTTAGTATCAGGTCCCACATTTGAAGCGCGTCTGAACAAGCCAGGAAAGGATGTCCCGTTATCTGACCCTGTTTGGGATATTATGAGCTATTACGTTGCGCAAGCTGCTCTTCAAGTAACACTGATTTTGCGCCCTGACAAAATTGTTTTTGGCGGCGGGGTAACCAGTGAAGCATTCTTGCAAAAGGTTCGGCGTGATTTTGCTAAGTTGTTGAATAACTACGTTCATGTTCCTAAACTTGAAGAATACATTGTTTTACCTGCAATTGATAATAATGGTTCGGCAACAGTTGGTGATTTTGCCTTAGCTAAGCGGCTATTGAGAGAATAA
- a CDS encoding BglG family transcription antiterminator, whose translation MKMKFNQSQLKIIDLLVRVKYFMTISDMSEKVAISERSVYKNLSQINQKLKAVNIEGTRNVYGQGYYLSEDSKRQIQQCQAGLNHNQYSAKERQYLEFIGLYLKGQFSVQKVCERCEVSKQTVLKDIENLKHRMRSYDITIISNYDGHFLSGSEVKIRQFLFAWLYAHHDLAKLYDTSEITELRSLISQWLNSFESANNIIYSEEFINPFEYFYALTLQRIFNEKRAKDNAIYPLAKKIKSGPEYQFARSFLTLLLGDHFDEFEQDYLTSVLLGGQKRKLPKDGINDEIGQIVWAIIKAFKNLADCSFKDENKLHQDLVVHLATTFFRVKYRQQYQNSDFDLIKENYPDIYIYTKMSIHPFERFIGASLNDYEVGLVSVYFASQIARKQEQAPEVLLVSSGSNGSAGFLMTQMVEQYPYVNFSMPLAPSELKNNALPERVVITNIALSRVAVPWLKVNTVLTGKDFENIDHFFQLNGITNAESLQTEYKALMETIYDNTQILNEEELKKGIRQVLIGKRKHEEKTKRTGPLLSEVLTEDQISFSHNQKITWEDAIRLCAQPLLAKGNIERRYIDAMINNVKENGPYINIGTEIALAHARPNQGVNKLGMALLLLDHDIDLVDADHQIRLIIVLAASDATSHLRALSELAKILGNKKEVAQIMNAKTAREIEELIEKGEK comes from the coding sequence ATGAAAATGAAATTTAACCAGAGTCAGCTAAAGATTATTGATCTCCTTGTAAGAGTTAAATATTTCATGACAATCAGCGATATGTCTGAAAAAGTTGCTATTTCGGAAAGGAGTGTTTACAAGAATTTAAGTCAAATAAACCAAAAGCTTAAAGCGGTCAATATTGAGGGCACGCGTAATGTTTATGGCCAAGGTTATTACTTAAGCGAAGACAGTAAAAGGCAAATTCAACAATGTCAAGCAGGCCTAAATCATAATCAATATAGTGCAAAGGAGCGGCAGTATTTAGAATTTATTGGACTTTATCTTAAGGGCCAATTTAGCGTGCAGAAAGTTTGTGAAAGGTGTGAAGTAAGCAAGCAAACAGTTTTAAAAGATATCGAAAATCTCAAACATAGAATGAGATCGTATGACATTACGATTATTTCCAATTATGATGGCCATTTTTTAAGTGGATCAGAGGTAAAAATTCGCCAGTTTCTTTTTGCTTGGCTATATGCTCACCATGACCTTGCTAAGCTATATGACACCAGTGAAATTACAGAACTGCGTAGTTTGATTAGTCAGTGGCTGAATTCATTTGAAAGTGCGAATAATATTATCTATTCTGAAGAATTTATCAATCCTTTTGAATACTTTTACGCCTTAACTTTGCAGCGGATTTTTAATGAAAAAAGGGCCAAGGACAATGCTATTTATCCCTTAGCAAAAAAGATTAAGAGTGGGCCAGAGTATCAATTTGCCAGATCTTTTTTAACGCTACTGTTAGGCGATCATTTTGATGAATTTGAACAAGACTATCTGACGTCAGTTTTATTGGGTGGACAAAAAAGAAAGCTGCCTAAAGACGGAATTAATGATGAAATTGGCCAAATTGTTTGGGCCATTATTAAGGCCTTTAAGAACTTAGCGGACTGTTCCTTTAAAGATGAAAACAAGCTGCATCAAGATCTTGTTGTTCATTTGGCCACTACTTTTTTCCGAGTCAAATATCGGCAACAGTATCAAAACAGTGATTTTGACCTAATTAAGGAAAATTATCCTGATATTTATATTTACACCAAAATGAGCATTCACCCGTTTGAGCGGTTTATTGGGGCAAGTTTAAATGATTATGAAGTGGGGCTAGTATCGGTTTACTTTGCTTCGCAAATTGCGCGTAAGCAGGAACAGGCCCCCGAAGTCCTTTTAGTCAGTTCTGGGAGCAATGGCTCGGCCGGGTTTTTAATGACTCAAATGGTGGAGCAATATCCGTACGTAAACTTTAGCATGCCACTTGCTCCCTCAGAATTAAAAAATAATGCATTGCCCGAAAGGGTTGTAATTACGAATATTGCTCTGAGCCGCGTAGCGGTCCCGTGGCTAAAGGTTAATACCGTACTGACTGGTAAAGACTTTGAAAATATTGATCATTTTTTTCAGCTTAACGGAATTACCAATGCAGAAAGTTTGCAAACAGAATATAAGGCGCTGATGGAAACCATCTACGACAATACGCAGATATTGAACGAGGAAGAACTTAAAAAAGGCATCAGACAGGTTTTAATCGGTAAAAGAAAACATGAGGAAAAGACAAAAAGGACAGGACCATTGTTAAGTGAAGTATTAACAGAAGATCAGATTAGTTTTAGTCATAACCAAAAAATCACGTGGGAAGATGCGATTCGGTTATGCGCACAGCCGTTACTTGCCAAAGGCAATATTGAACGTCGTTACATTGATGCAATGATTAACAACGTGAAAGAAAATGGCCCGTATATCAATATTGGGACAGAAATAGCACTTGCCCACGCGCGTCCTAATCAAGGAGTGAATAAATTGGGGATGGCGTTATTGCTGCTAGATCACGATATTGATTTAGTCGATGCTGATCATCAAATCAGGCTGATTATTGTGCTGGCGGCAAGTGACGCAACCTCGCATTTAAGGGCACTTTCTGAACTTGCCAAGATACTAGGCAATAAGAAAGAAGTGGCTCAGATAATGAATGCGAAAACGGCTAGAGAAATTGAAGAATTAATTGAGAAAGGCGAAAAATGA